The Flaviramulus sp. BrNp1-15 genome has a window encoding:
- the sufC gene encoding Fe-S cluster assembly ATPase SufC has protein sequence MLKIDNLHASVEDKSILKGINLEVKPGEVHAIMGPNGSGKSTLASVIAGKEEYEVTKGNILFEGEDIEELSAEERAHKGIFLSFQYPIEIPGVSVTNFIKTAINESRKARGLEDMPAKDMLKLIRDKADLLEIDRKFLSRSLNEGFSGGEKKRNEIFQMAMLDPKLAILDETDSGLDIDALRIVANGVNKLKSKDNAVVVITHYQRLLDYIVPDFVHVLYNGKIVKSGTKELAHELEEKGYDWIKEEVNA, from the coding sequence ATGTTAAAGATTGATAATTTACACGCAAGTGTTGAAGATAAAAGCATTTTAAAAGGTATTAACCTTGAAGTAAAACCAGGTGAAGTACACGCTATTATGGGACCAAATGGTTCTGGTAAAAGTACTTTAGCATCCGTTATTGCTGGTAAAGAAGAATACGAGGTAACTAAAGGAAATATCCTTTTTGAAGGTGAAGATATTGAAGAGTTATCTGCCGAAGAGCGTGCACATAAAGGCATCTTTTTATCGTTTCAATATCCTATTGAAATTCCTGGTGTATCTGTTACTAATTTTATAAAAACAGCTATTAACGAATCGCGTAAAGCAAGAGGTTTAGAAGATATGCCTGCTAAAGACATGCTTAAACTTATTCGTGATAAAGCTGATTTATTAGAAATCGATAGAAAGTTTTTATCACGTTCTTTAAATGAAGGATTTTCTGGTGGAGAGAAAAAACGTAACGAAATTTTTCAAATGGCGATGTTAGATCCAAAATTAGCCATACTAGATGAAACAGATTCTGGGTTAGATATTGATGCACTTCGTATTGTAGCAAATGGTGTTAACAAACTTAAAAGTAAAGACAACGCAGTAGTAGTAATTACACACTACCAACGTTTGTTAGATTATATCGTTCCAGATTTTGTTCATGTACTTTACAATGGTAAAATAGTAAAATCGGGTACAAAAGAACTAGCTCACGAACTTGAAGAAAAAGGTTACGACTGGATTAAAGAAGAAGTGAACGCTTAA
- the sufB gene encoding Fe-S cluster assembly protein SufB — protein MSKYTEDDLREELKTKEYEYGFYTDIESDTFPVGLNEDIVRAISKKKEEPEWMTEWRLEAFKAWKEMIEPEWANVHYTKPDFQAISYYSAPNSKPKYDSIDEVDPELLATFEKLGISLDEQKKLAGVAMDVVVDSVSVATTFKKTLAEQGIIFMSISEAIKEHPELVKKYIGTVVPQKDNFYAALNSAVFSDGSFCYIPKGVRCPMELSTYFRINQAGTGQFERTLVIADEGSYVSYLEGCTAPSRDENQLHAAVVELIALDDAEIKYSTVQNWFPGNTEGKGGVFNFVTKRGLCEKNAKISWTQVETGSAVTWKYPSCVLKGDNSVGEFYSIAVTNNYQQADTGTKMIHLGKNTKSTIISKGISAGKSQNSYRGLVQINSRADNARNFSQCDSLLMGNECGAHTFPYIEAKNKSAKIEHEATTSKIGEDQIFYCNQRGIDTEKAIALIVNGFSKEVLNKLPMEFAVEAQKLLEISLEGSVG, from the coding sequence ATGTCGAAGTATACCGAAGATGATTTACGCGAAGAACTTAAAACCAAAGAATACGAGTACGGTTTTTATACAGATATAGAGTCTGACACATTTCCTGTTGGTTTAAACGAAGATATTGTTCGTGCTATTTCTAAAAAGAAAGAAGAACCAGAATGGATGACCGAATGGCGATTAGAAGCTTTTAAAGCTTGGAAAGAAATGATTGAACCAGAATGGGCAAACGTACATTACACAAAACCAGACTTTCAAGCCATTTCCTACTATTCTGCACCAAATAGCAAACCTAAATATGATAGTATAGATGAAGTTGACCCAGAATTATTGGCAACTTTTGAAAAACTAGGAATTTCTCTTGATGAGCAAAAAAAATTAGCAGGTGTAGCTATGGATGTAGTTGTAGATTCCGTTTCGGTAGCCACAACATTCAAAAAAACATTAGCAGAACAAGGTATTATTTTTATGAGTATTTCTGAGGCTATTAAAGAACACCCAGAACTTGTAAAGAAATATATTGGAACTGTTGTTCCGCAAAAAGACAACTTTTATGCGGCGTTAAACTCTGCTGTATTTAGTGATGGTAGTTTCTGTTATATTCCAAAAGGCGTACGTTGCCCAATGGAATTATCAACATATTTTAGAATTAACCAAGCAGGAACAGGACAATTTGAAAGAACACTTGTAATTGCAGATGAAGGCAGTTATGTAAGTTACCTAGAAGGTTGTACGGCTCCAAGTAGAGATGAAAATCAATTACACGCTGCCGTTGTAGAGCTTATTGCTTTAGATGATGCCGAAATAAAATATTCAACAGTACAAAACTGGTTTCCTGGAAATACTGAAGGTAAAGGTGGTGTTTTCAATTTTGTAACAAAACGTGGTTTGTGTGAAAAGAATGCTAAAATTTCTTGGACACAAGTTGAAACAGGTTCTGCCGTTACATGGAAATATCCTAGTTGTGTGTTAAAAGGCGATAATTCAGTTGGTGAGTTTTATTCAATCGCAGTAACCAATAATTATCAACAAGCCGATACTGGTACGAAGATGATTCATTTGGGAAAAAACACCAAATCGACTATCATTTCAAAAGGAATTTCCGCAGGAAAATCTCAAAATAGTTACCGTGGTTTAGTTCAAATAAATTCAAGAGCAGATAACGCGCGTAATTTTTCGCAATGTGATAGTTTACTTATGGGTAATGAATGTGGTGCACATACATTTCCATACATTGAAGCTAAAAATAAATCGGCAAAAATAGAACACGAAGCAACAACAAGTAAAATTGGTGAAGACCAAATTTTCTATTGTAACCAACGTGGTATAGATACAGAAAAAGCTATCGCTTTAATTGTAAATGGTTTTAGTAAAGAAGTTTTAAATAAGCTCCCTATGGAATTTGCTGTTGAGGCTCAAAAATTATTAGAAATAAGTTTAGAAGGAAGTGTTGGATAA
- a CDS encoding iron-sulfur cluster assembly accessory protein: MIKVSETAKKKVIELMQDDGYNPNTDFVRVGVKSGGCSGLSYDLKFDKENQEDDKVFEDNGVKIIVDKKSFLYLIGTTLEYSGGLNGTGFVFNNPNANRTCGCGESFSL, from the coding sequence ATGATAAAAGTTTCTGAAACAGCTAAAAAGAAAGTTATTGAGCTTATGCAAGATGACGGCTATAACCCAAATACAGATTTTGTTCGTGTTGGGGTTAAAAGTGGTGGTTGTTCTGGTTTATCTTACGATTTAAAGTTTGATAAAGAAAATCAAGAAGACGATAAGGTATTTGAAGATAACGGAGTTAAAATCATTGTTGATAAAAAAAGTTTTCTATATCTCATAGGAACAACACTTGAATATTCTGGAGGATTAAACGGAACTGGTTTCGTTTTTAATAACCCAAACGCAAACCGCACTTGTGGTTGTGGAGAATCATTTTCATTATAA
- a CDS encoding cytochrome-c peroxidase codes for MLVFIFISCKNEPLEEYVAIPTPSTLKIPQLFEDNILNPVIPIDNPQTVEGIVLGKKLFFDPILSGDNTQACADCHASQNAFTDSDRFSDGIDGSLGNRNSMPLFNLAWNYDEKFFWDGSVFSLEHQAFVPVSDPIEMKSNWKDLVEELQQHPDYPNLFQQAFQTSIIDSTLVVKAIAQFERTLISSNSKFDKYLLGEVELTPEELSGFNVFMDENKGDCFHCHGSDKNPLWTDNIFHNNGLDETFTDLGLGAVTGDPADNGKFKSPSLRNLAFTAPYMHDGRFLTLEEVINHYSEGLKNSSTIDPLMKKVAQGGVGLSDQDKADLKAFLLSLSDYEFINNTDFTNP; via the coding sequence TTGCTAGTTTTTATTTTTATATCATGTAAAAATGAACCCCTAGAGGAGTATGTAGCTATTCCAACTCCAAGCACATTAAAAATTCCTCAATTATTTGAAGACAATATCTTAAATCCAGTTATTCCAATAGATAATCCACAAACTGTTGAAGGTATAGTATTGGGCAAAAAACTCTTCTTCGACCCTATTTTATCAGGAGATAACACACAAGCTTGTGCAGATTGTCATGCTTCTCAAAATGCCTTTACAGATTCTGATAGATTTAGCGATGGTATCGACGGTTCTTTAGGCAATAGAAACTCAATGCCATTATTCAATTTAGCATGGAATTATGATGAAAAATTCTTTTGGGATGGGAGTGTCTTTAGTCTAGAACATCAAGCTTTTGTACCCGTTTCAGACCCCATAGAAATGAAAAGCAATTGGAAGGATTTAGTTGAAGAGCTTCAACAACACCCTGACTATCCAAATTTATTTCAGCAAGCATTTCAAACTTCAATAATCGATTCAACACTCGTAGTAAAAGCTATTGCACAATTTGAACGAACATTAATTTCATCAAACTCCAAATTTGATAAATACCTTTTAGGTGAAGTTGAACTCACTCCAGAAGAATTAAGCGGATTTAATGTTTTTATGGATGAAAACAAAGGCGATTGTTTTCATTGTCATGGAAGCGATAAAAACCCGTTATGGACAGATAATATTTTTCACAATAATGGTTTAGATGAAACCTTTACCGATTTAGGTTTAGGTGCCGTAACTGGAGATCCAGCCGATAATGGGAAATTTAAATCACCATCACTTCGCAATTTAGCATTTACAGCTCCCTACATGCACGATGGCAGGTTTTTAACTTTAGAAGAAGTTATTAATCATTACAGCGAAGGCTTGAAAAATTCTTCAACTATAGACCCATTAATGAAAAAAGTTGCTCAAGGTGGTGTTGGATTATCAGACCAAGATAAAGCCGACTTAAAGGCTTTTTTGTTATCGCTTTCAGATTATGAATTTATAAATAATACCGACTTCACAAACCCATAA